Below is a window of Lacrimispora xylanolytica DNA.
AACCACGTTCATGGGATTTTCACCGATAAAAATAGGAATGGAAAGAAGTCCAGGTGTACCGGAGGTATAGCGGACCACGCCCATTAATCCGGCATAGAAGCCTCCCACGCCGCCTCCCAGCATAACGGAGAGAAGTATTTTCTTAAATTTAATGGTGACTCCATACATGGCAGGCTCTGTAATACCCATTAATGCGGTAACACCGGCAGAGGAAGCCAGCTGCTTTAATTCTTTGTTCTTTGTTTTGATTGATACACATAATGCGGCACTACCCTGGCAGACATTGGATACCAGACTTCCCGGTCCCATAACTGCCTCGTAACCATAGGTGGTGTAAGAGGTCATTAAGACTGGAAGGAAGCTCCAGTGCATACCGGTCAATACTAAGAGCGGCATAAATGCTCCCATTAAAGTAGGAACCAGCCAGCTTACATGCATATTTAAGAAATCAGTAATTGTAGCAATTCCTGTACCGATATAGGAACCTAAAGGTCCTAAAACAACTAATACAATGGGAACAACAATCAATATGGTAAGGGTTGGTTTCATGAAGAACTTTACTGCCTTTGGAGATACCTTATCTGCAAAACGTTCTACGTAGGTCATCAGCCACACCGCCAGTATAATGGGAATCACACTGGAACCGTAGTTAATTAATTTAATAGGGAGTCCGAAAATATGGACCGGTTCCCCAGCCGTTACCAGCTGAGTAAAGGCTGGATGGAGTAAGGCTCCGCCCACCATGGCAGCCAGATACGGATTACATCCCAGCTTTTTCGCAGAGGAAACTGCCAGCATAATTGGAAGGAAATAAAATCCTGCATCTGCGATAAAGCTTAAAACAACGTAGATCTGAGACGTTTTTTCCATGCCTAATAAAACGCAGATAACAAGGATTGCCTTGATCATACCGGCTGCTGTAATGGCTGGTATTACAGGGGTAAATATAGCTGCAAAGATATCCATTAAGGCATCTATTTTTCCAACTTTTTTTCCAGTGTTTACAGGGCTTTCATTCAGCCCCATGGCTTTTATTTCATTGCATACATTGGCTACGTCAGTACCAATGATAATCTGATACTGGCCTGATTTTTTTACGGCTCCTAATACTCCGGGAATCTTATTTATCTGATCTAAGTGAACCAAAGATTCATCCTTAAAATTCATTCTAAGCCGTGTTGCACAGTTGACTAATTGTGTAATATTATTTATTCCACCTACTTGCTCAAGGATTGCCTGAGCCAATTCTCTATGATTCATAGCTATTCTCCCATCTTTTATTATTTGATCTATATAAAAGGTGTCGACTTCCTTTATATCTTTAATTTTTTTTGATTTCCCGTTCTGCGACTCGGTTGATATGAAGCATAAAGTAAATCATCTCTTCCTGAGAAATCGTAACTTCGAATTTCTTAATGAAATAATCTTTTACTTTATCCGCACAGGCCTTTGCCTGGGGCATCTTGGTTCGAATCTGCTCGTATAGATAATCATCGTCTGCCCCATGAAGCTCCTCTCGCAAAAGTCTTCTTGCAAAGAATCGGATATGGGTAACGAAACGGTTATAGTTTAAGGAATCCTCGTTCAGCTCAATCTGATAGTGGTATTTCACAATACTTAAAATATCACTGACGATTTCAGTAACAATCATGGTAAGCTGAATTTCCTCTCCCTCCTGCTGCGCATTGACAAAATGAAGGGCGATAAACCCGGTCTCATCGTCACTTAAATCAATTTTTTCGTAGTACTTAATCAGATTTAAGGCATTTTTGGCTGCCTGATATTCTTTGGGGTAATAATTCTGTATTTCCCAAAGCAAGGCATTTTTCATGGTCATTCCAGCTTTATACCTGGAGATGGTATAGCTGATATGATCCGTCAGTCCGATGTAAATGCTGTCGTGAAACGTAACATTTAACTCTTTTTGAGCCTGGGCAATGATTTTACTGCTTAACTCCACTTGGTTCAAAGGTACTTCTGTTAGTAAAGTCATAAATTTGGAAGAGGATTCAGAAGACTCAAATACAAACTTTTTATCAATGAGAGCTTCATCGATCAAATCTCCTGGTCTTTTTTGAAACGCAATTCCTTTTCCCAGCAATATGACCTCTGACCATTTTTCATCTTCTGCTAAAATAATATTGTTGTTATATATTTTTTTAACACGGTAGCTCATCTCCCGATCAATCCTCCTTATCATAATGAATTTGGCTCGTCATTTACATCCTGCCCGGCAGGGTATATTTGAGTCATAGGGAGCAACTTCTGGAAATAAAAAACACCCAAATTAATAAACACATGTATGAACATGTATCTATTAATCTAGGTGTTGCCTGCCGAACAGTTACAATCCCGATATATTTTCTTTATTATAACATAATTCGACATCATATAACAATGGTGCTTTGTTATAGTTTACCGCTTCTATTTTTGTGCATCTTGCCCAATTTCCAGGTTATAGTTACTGCTTCTTAGTAAAATAAGCATCTAATACCACTTTATCTTTTCTGACCACATATCCGCTGCCGCCACGATTTTTCACATCCTCTACCATACTGACTAATAGAATAGGCTTCTCCACCGCCTGGTCTGTGGTAAAAACAGAAAACCAGCCAAGCTCTGTTCCAGTGGTATCGTTTTTTGATGCTTTAATCTCCGCCGTTCCTGTTTTTCCGGCTAAATGGATGTCACTTCGGTTTATGGCATGACCGGTTCCATGTTCAGAGCTTACTACCTTTACAAGATCAGATGCTACGGTTTCTGCTATCTCAGGAGTGGTGGCATCTTTTAGCCAAATCTCGGAAGCAGGCTCTTTTTTGTATAACAGATAAGGCTTTATTACATTTCCCTTATTGGTGAACATGGTATAGAGAGAAGCAAGATGTATGGGGTTCATTAAAATCTGACCCTGTCCGTATCCGCTGTCAGCCAACTGGACCTCAGAGTCTATGGTGTCTCCATTGGAGTACTGGGATTTTGCCACGGTAATTTCAAAGGGCAGGTCTTCCTTAAAACCAAGCTTATCCAGCTCAGTCATAAAATCCTTGGCACCGATTTTTAATGCGGCCTTGGCAAAGTATATGTTGTTGGAATAGATTAAGGCGTTCTCCAGATTGAGAGGACTGCTGTCATGAAGGGTGGTCACGTAGTAATTGCCCCAGCTTTCATCCTTTCTCCATTTTAACCCGGTGCTTATGTAATCCTCATTGGGGTCGACGGCTCCGGTATTAAGTCCTATGACCGCAGTGATTGGCTTTAGAGAGGAGCCGGGAGCGAATTTTTGGCGGAACCGGTTAAACATGGGCTTTCTCTCATCCGTATTCAGAGCATTCCATGTATCATTTGACATACCAAGGATGAAGTCATTGTCATCAAAGGACGGCGTGCTTACAAGAGCCAGGATTTCTCCCGTAACCGGATTCATGGCGACCGTGGTACTCTTATCCTCCAAAAAGGTGTTATAAATGCTGGCTTGCAGCTCACTGTCAATGGTCAGGGTAATGTCTTTTCCGTCCATTCTTGATTTGGCAGCCAGAACTTTCTTTTCTGTTCCATTCCCATCCACTATGGATACGGTTCTTCCGTTAACTCCCTTTAAATCTTTTTCGTAGAGAGCTTCCATTCCGCTGCGCCCGATGACGCTGTCAGTCAGATAATCCTCATCCGGATGCTCCTTGATATCCTCAGCCGTTACATTCTGAACGTACCCGATTAAGTGTGCTCCGCTTTCCATCAGAGGATAAAAGCGGACTGGAGTATCTGAGATTAAAACACCAGGAATGGTCAGAAGCTTATCCTGCAGCTCTTTGTTTTTCACATTATCTTCTCTGGGCTGGGAGGATACTAAGTTAAATTCATCTACCTTTTTTAAAGTTTTAAGAGGAACAAAGGAATCTTCTTTTACCCATTTGGCGGCCAGCTTCTTTTTGATGCTGTCCGCCGGTATTCCAAGCAGACCGGAAAGAGTCTCCATATCACCGGAAGGGTCCTCACTCATCTTACCCGGAACCAGACCGATGGAAGAGGCGGTTCCTTTTCCAGCCAGGACATTCCCGTTACGGTCATAAATCGTTCCCCTTATGGCCTTGTCCACAGATATCCTTACCTTATCTCCCCGAAGGAGCTCAGGGAAAATCAGGCTGTCGCTCCAAATGAGCTGGTAGCCCTTCTTTTTATCTCTTTCATACTCCGCTTTGTTTTTAAAGCTGATATCTCCAGCGACAGTCTTATACTTCATCTCATAGGATAAGACCGCCTTTTTATCGTTATATTCCACATTTGTGATTACAGTCTTGATGTCGGAAACTTCAAGACCTTCATAAATGTTTTTATTTCTGGCAGTAAAATCTTCTTCGCTGATATTAATCCGGCTCTGATCGGTCAGCATTCCGTACATGGCTTTGTAATCAGCCCCTTTTACGCTGTCCATATATTCCGAAAATAAAACATCCGGCTTTTTTCTCTCTGCTAGCTTTTTCTGAATCTGAAAAAAGAGGAAAGCACCTGTCAGACCCGCAAGCAGAATCAAAACAGTTACGATAATACGAAATAAATTTTTATTTCTGGCACGGCTCATAGGTACCTCCTTTTAATCCGTTCTTAAGTTATTGGAAACATTTGATGCGGTATTTGTAATAATCGCTTCTTTTTCCTTAAGCTGGAAATAATAATCAAAAATACCTCTTCCCACTCCTACCACATTGCCAGAGCTATATCCATTGGCGATGCGGACTGCAATTGCAATTTTCGGATTCTCAAGTGGCGCATATCCAATAAAGAGACCGTGGTTTGGCTTGCTTTTGGATTCCTCTGCGGTACCGGTCTTACCAGCCGCACTGATTTTTAAATCCTTAAGGCTTGCATTGGAGGTTACCAGCTCATTCATTCCCTTTGCCACCTCTGCCCATACGGTTTCTGACAGCTGGGCGGTATCCTTTAATACAGGTGCAAAGGACTTTACCAGATTTCCATCTGGATCTGTAATTTTGTATACAAGAGAGAGATCATAGCTCTTTCCATGGTTCGCCAGCATGGTGGTATATCTGGCAAGCTGGGTGGTGGTATAGTTATGAGTTCCCTGTCCGATGGAGGAAGGGATTGCGAACTGGTCGGTCACGTGAGGCTGAGCCTCTCCGATTTCAATTCCTGTCTTCTTATCAAGATCCATAATGCCTGCATATTTTTGAAGCTTCTGCAATCCATCTGCCTCAGAAAAAGTTCCATCTGCTGTACTTCCCATACGGTATGTGATTTCTGATAAATATACGTTACAGGAATTCTTCAGGGCATCGGCTGGAGAATTGATGACTCCGTGGCCATTTCTCTTCCAGCAGCGAAGTGCCGGCTGCACCTTATCAAAGATTCCGGTACATACAATGCTGGTATCTGAATTGATGACACCCTCGCTCATTCCTGCAATGACGGTCACCGGTTTAAAGGTTGAACCAGGAGCCGTCAGCTGACTGGTGGCACGGTTAAAGAGGGGCAGGGAAAGATCGTTTGACAGCTGCTTATAATACTGGGCATCCATCTGATTGGCCAGCCGGTTGTTATCATAACCTGGATAGCTGACACAGGCCAGTACCTCTCCATCCTCAGGATCTACAATAACTGCAGAACCAGAGCATGGGTTCAGAGCCAGCTGGGCTGGAGTGATTTCCAGATTTTTAATTTTCTTCTGGATAAATGCCCAGGGGCTTAGCTGACCGCTGTTTAAGAGCCCGCGGTCCGGATCTTCCGGGGATAAGACTCCCTGGTCGTAAAGAAGATTTTCAATGGTCTCTCCGTTTAGAGAGCCTTCTGAAATCATTGCCTCGTAGATTTTTAAATCAAATTCCTGGCTGTTCTTTAAATCAGCCAGCATCTTTTCTTCTACAAGACGCACTTCCTCTTCGATTGCCACATATGCTTCGTTGTTCTGAATCTTGCTTAAGTCTACCATTCCTCCTGCAATGCAGTCATTTAAATACTGGCGGAAGCTTTTATTCTTCCAGTCAGGAGAACCTGCATTTCCGATAATCAGCTTGGATTTCTTTCCTTCACTTACAAGATAATCCAGATACCCTTTCATCTCATCGCTTAAGCCGTCATATCCTGGTCCTGCTGCGTCAAAGGAAGCGGATAACTGGGTAAATACCCGTTCTTTTTTTTGAGTAAAGGCTCCATAGACTGATTTTTCCAGGTCTGTACTGGAGTCTTCCTTTAACCGCTCGGTATTAATAACATGGTTTTTAAACAGAGCAAAATAAACTTCGTCAGAGGAGATACGAATCTGAGCTGCATTTTCAGCCTTTGGCATTTCGGAACGTTTTGTATCTACCATATTGGAAAGAAGAATTCCTGCTATCTGCTGCTCCAGCATCCGATAGACCGCATCCTGCAAATCCTTATCTATGGTCAGGTATAGATTTTTTCCGGTTCCAGGGGCTTTTGTAATGACTGGCTCGGTTTTCTTATTTCCTACTACATCGGTATAGAACTGCTCGGTTCCATCATCTCCCCGCAGCCAGCTCTCCATGGATTTTTCAATTCCGCTCTTTCCTACGATTGACTGGTTGGTATAAATGCTTTCTCCCTGGTTTAAGGCGTCCAGCTCATCGGATGAGATAGCACCGGTGTATCCTAAGATGGATGCCATGCTCTCTCCTCCCTCATACGTCCTGATGCTGCTCTCCTGAACATCCGCTCCCGGAAGGTTTATTTTATTTTCAATGACTGCCGCCATGGTCTCTTCGGATACATCGGAAGCCACCATGTAAGGCAGGTATTTCCGGTAGGAGTTTAAGGAAAGTCCATAGCGGATATTGGCAATCTGCAGCGCCTGCTGTGGTGTCAGGGATTCTGGCATGCCGAACTGCTTTTGTTCTTCCTCTGTATAGGAAAGATCAATCATGAATTTTTTCTTACCGGTCAATTCATTCATCAGCTCTTGTGCGGTTACCGCCTTTTGTTCCTCCGTCAGTTCTTCTACTTCCATCTTCCCGTAAAAATCAGCCTTAAAACGGCTGAGCTTCCAGCCATCTGCGGTAAATTCGTAGGTTCTATCGTCACTGATGCCGATGGGAAGAACGACATTTAACTTTTTATCATCATGGATCATCTGAATCAGGCGGTAGGCAATTCCATTTAAGGATCTCTGCCGCTCCTTGGTTGTTTTATAATTCATGGAATCTTCTAAGGTGACATCATAGGATAATCGGTTGGAAGCTAAAAGCTTTCCATTCCTGTCATAGATGTTACCCCTGCTGCCGGACAGCTTCTGGGTCTTTACAATGGAGCTCATAAATGCTTCCTGATTGGTAGCTCCCTCCATGATCTGGAGACGATACAGCCGAAAGATAAGTGAACCGAATAAAAATCCAAAGAAAAGTCCCAGGATGGCCAGTCTCGGAATCTTTTCAAAAAATGGAATTTCCGGAAATTGATTGTCTTTATATGATCTATGTTTACGCAACGTTATTCTCCTTTTAATCTTACGTTTGTAATATTTTGCTGATAAAAAAACAGGGAATCCCTTATGACAGCTCCCCCTACTGTATGATTCATGTCTAAAATACTACGTATGTAAGACATAATTATACACCGGTTTATACCCCCTGTAAACTCTTTTTTATAAGATTTCACAGGTAGAATAAAACGGCCCTGAATTCGCCATCAATATTCCAATACTTTCTTTATTATCTATAGTTTATCCATTAAAATGTTATTATTTCAAGCGTATGTAATTTCTCACTTCATAAAACAAATCTTTTTTATTGTATCAGATCAAACTATCCCTGAAGGTTCCAATAATTGGTAAAAGATGATGATGCCTTGTCCATGGATCTACTTCGTTATCTTTTCTTTGTTCTTATATAACTGGTAGGGACTTTTACGAAACTGATTGGGCGTCAGTCCTGTGATTTTCTTAAACTGGCGGAAAAAATGTTCCATATTGCTGTAGCCGCATAATGTTACAATTTCCGCAATGGTATAATTGTGATACACCAGATATTTTTTTGCAAGGTTAATCCGGCTGTTTATCACGTCATTCATGCAGGAAACGCCGAAGGTGCTTTTATAGATATCTTCCAGGTAACCAACGCTGATATTTAACATATCAGCCATTTTGGATACGGTCCACTCTTTGTTTGGGTTATGGTAAATGTCTAATTTTAATTCATTTAAGTCATGAAACAGCGGAGATACCGCTTTATAATTATATGATTCCAGCAGCTTGTTAAACAGGATCCGAAGCAAATGATCCACGGAGATATCTTTAAAATTATTGTTTAAGACATGCTCTGTTACAAGCAGCTTATAGATATTATGGCAATAGGCCGGATCGTGAATGACAAAGGGAACTCCACAGGGAAGGGGTGCCGTGGTCACATAGGATTCATCGGTATAAAAACGAATCCAGTCATTGGCATAGCTTTCTGCGCACGCGCGATAATAAATCTTCTGCCCTGGCCGATAGAGTATGGCACAATTGGGAGGATATTTCCTGCATTCACCGTCCACAAAAAAGACAGCAGGTGTCTGGGTCAGCAAAAGCAGCCAGCAGTCATGCCCTTTTGGGATATCAAATACAAAATCTTCTGAATGGCAAGCATCATATTCTGCATAATCAATAAGAATCATGGTTTTCCTCCGTGCTTAAATAGTCATAATTTAAGTCTCACTGCTTTTTTCATTCTATCATAAATCATCATTTCGTAGAAGCCATAATCATCGCGTTAGAAAAAATAGTTGTCCTGGACGTTTCTGCCTCATCTGCTTATCATTTTATGACCTCATGCTCCCGCTGATGATAAGAGCTTAAAAAAAGCCCCTTTTGCTGTTATCAGTCTCAAAACTGATTCCGGCAAAAGGAGCCTTTTTTATTGGATAGAACATATCTGTTATTTACTAAATGAAGGAATGACCACCTGCATGGTGACCTCAGCCAGTTCTCTGTTTAAATCTCTCTCAGGTACTAAATCAAAAACCGGCACACCATTACTGTTTATATGAACCCGGTGCATGGCACTGCATCTGGTTCCCGACGGGGTGAGCACTGTTTCTCCATGATACATGATCATGATCGTACCGTCATAATCACGGAAGAAGGAATTGTGACCGGGTCCATACACATCATTTCTGGAATAGTAGGAAAGCACTGGTGTACTCGACTTCTTCCATGCGCCCGGGTCCAGGTAGTTACTGCCCCTTGGGATACTGAGAAGTCCAATGGCATAGGTATATCCCCCTGCTGCTCCACCGGAATACGTCAGATACACAGCATCATCTGTAACCAAAGGATAAGGGCCTTCGTTATTTATGGTTCCCTGAATATTTTCCCAGCCGTACAAGGGCCTTGATAACAGCAACGGGTCACTGGTCAATATGGTTGGATTTCTTTCATCCACGGTTGCTATATAGAGCATGGAGCCGGTATCCAGGGGAGTGCCAATTCCTTTTCGGTAGGACCAGACAACACAGGAAACTTTGTCTGCCTGAAAATACGTCATATCCAGAGTAATTCCGTCCTGGGT
It encodes the following:
- a CDS encoding penicillin-binding transpeptidase domain-containing protein; this encodes MRKHRSYKDNQFPEIPFFEKIPRLAILGLFFGFLFGSLIFRLYRLQIMEGATNQEAFMSSIVKTQKLSGSRGNIYDRNGKLLASNRLSYDVTLEDSMNYKTTKERQRSLNGIAYRLIQMIHDDKKLNVVLPIGISDDRTYEFTADGWKLSRFKADFYGKMEVEELTEEQKAVTAQELMNELTGKKKFMIDLSYTEEEQKQFGMPESLTPQQALQIANIRYGLSLNSYRKYLPYMVASDVSEETMAAVIENKINLPGADVQESSIRTYEGGESMASILGYTGAISSDELDALNQGESIYTNQSIVGKSGIEKSMESWLRGDDGTEQFYTDVVGNKKTEPVITKAPGTGKNLYLTIDKDLQDAVYRMLEQQIAGILLSNMVDTKRSEMPKAENAAQIRISSDEVYFALFKNHVINTERLKEDSSTDLEKSVYGAFTQKKERVFTQLSASFDAAGPGYDGLSDEMKGYLDYLVSEGKKSKLIIGNAGSPDWKNKSFRQYLNDCIAGGMVDLSKIQNNEAYVAIEEEVRLVEEKMLADLKNSQEFDLKIYEAMISEGSLNGETIENLLYDQGVLSPEDPDRGLLNSGQLSPWAFIQKKIKNLEITPAQLALNPCSGSAVIVDPEDGEVLACVSYPGYDNNRLANQMDAQYYKQLSNDLSLPLFNRATSQLTAPGSTFKPVTVIAGMSEGVINSDTSIVCTGIFDKVQPALRCWKRNGHGVINSPADALKNSCNVYLSEITYRMGSTADGTFSEADGLQKLQKYAGIMDLDKKTGIEIGEAQPHVTDQFAIPSSIGQGTHNYTTTQLARYTTMLANHGKSYDLSLVYKITDPDGNLVKSFAPVLKDTAQLSETVWAEVAKGMNELVTSNASLKDLKISAAGKTGTAEESKSKPNHGLFIGYAPLENPKIAIAVRIANGYSSGNVVGVGRGIFDYYFQLKEKEAIITNTASNVSNNLRTD
- a CDS encoding penicillin-binding transpeptidase domain-containing protein gives rise to the protein MSRARNKNLFRIIVTVLILLAGLTGAFLFFQIQKKLAERKKPDVLFSEYMDSVKGADYKAMYGMLTDQSRINISEEDFTARNKNIYEGLEVSDIKTVITNVEYNDKKAVLSYEMKYKTVAGDISFKNKAEYERDKKKGYQLIWSDSLIFPELLRGDKVRISVDKAIRGTIYDRNGNVLAGKGTASSIGLVPGKMSEDPSGDMETLSGLLGIPADSIKKKLAAKWVKEDSFVPLKTLKKVDEFNLVSSQPREDNVKNKELQDKLLTIPGVLISDTPVRFYPLMESGAHLIGYVQNVTAEDIKEHPDEDYLTDSVIGRSGMEALYEKDLKGVNGRTVSIVDGNGTEKKVLAAKSRMDGKDITLTIDSELQASIYNTFLEDKSTTVAMNPVTGEILALVSTPSFDDNDFILGMSNDTWNALNTDERKPMFNRFRQKFAPGSSLKPITAVIGLNTGAVDPNEDYISTGLKWRKDESWGNYYVTTLHDSSPLNLENALIYSNNIYFAKAALKIGAKDFMTELDKLGFKEDLPFEITVAKSQYSNGDTIDSEVQLADSGYGQGQILMNPIHLASLYTMFTNKGNVIKPYLLYKKEPASEIWLKDATTPEIAETVASDLVKVVSSEHGTGHAINRSDIHLAGKTGTAEIKASKNDTTGTELGWFSVFTTDQAVEKPILLVSMVEDVKNRGGSGYVVRKDKVVLDAYFTKKQ
- a CDS encoding AraC family transcriptional regulator; this encodes MILIDYAEYDACHSEDFVFDIPKGHDCWLLLLTQTPAVFFVDGECRKYPPNCAILYRPGQKIYYRACAESYANDWIRFYTDESYVTTAPLPCGVPFVIHDPAYCHNIYKLLVTEHVLNNNFKDISVDHLLRILFNKLLESYNYKAVSPLFHDLNELKLDIYHNPNKEWTVSKMADMLNISVGYLEDIYKSTFGVSCMNDVINSRINLAKKYLVYHNYTIAEIVTLCGYSNMEHFFRQFKKITGLTPNQFRKSPYQLYKNKEKITK
- the licT gene encoding BglG family transcription antiterminator LicT; the protein is MSYRVKKIYNNNIILAEDEKWSEVILLGKGIAFQKRPGDLIDEALIDKKFVFESSESSSKFMTLLTEVPLNQVELSSKIIAQAQKELNVTFHDSIYIGLTDHISYTISRYKAGMTMKNALLWEIQNYYPKEYQAAKNALNLIKYYEKIDLSDDETGFIALHFVNAQQEGEEIQLTMIVTEIVSDILSIVKYHYQIELNEDSLNYNRFVTHIRFFARRLLREELHGADDDYLYEQIRTKMPQAKACADKVKDYFIKKFEVTISQEEMIYFMLHINRVAEREIKKN
- a CDS encoding beta-glucoside-specific PTS transporter subunit IIABC — encoded protein: MNHRELAQAILEQVGGINNITQLVNCATRLRMNFKDESLVHLDQINKIPGVLGAVKKSGQYQIIIGTDVANVCNEIKAMGLNESPVNTGKKVGKIDALMDIFAAIFTPVIPAITAAGMIKAILVICVLLGMEKTSQIYVVLSFIADAGFYFLPIMLAVSSAKKLGCNPYLAAMVGGALLHPAFTQLVTAGEPVHIFGLPIKLINYGSSVIPIILAVWLMTYVERFADKVSPKAVKFFMKPTLTILIVVPIVLVVLGPLGSYIGTGIATITDFLNMHVSWLVPTLMGAFMPLLVLTGMHWSFLPVLMTSYTTYGYEAVMGPGSLVSNVCQGSAALCVSIKTKNKELKQLASSAGVTALMGITEPAMYGVTIKFKKILLSVMLGGGVGGFYAGLMGVVRYTSGTPGLLSIPIFIGENPMNVVHALIACAIGFVVTFAATWFYGFEEPTDSSEKTETKETEAGEKASMVKKIVISSPVNGKKVDISKVKDETFAKEILGKGIAVESVDGKIAAPFDGEVATIFRTKHVIGLKSTEGVELLIHIGIDTVELEGKFFTPHVQDGDTFKKGDLLLEFDKKAIEEAGYETIIPVIVTNTSNYLEVLASKEGDVEMGQELLTIL